In Bradysia coprophila strain Holo2 unplaced genomic scaffold, BU_Bcop_v1 contig_24, whole genome shotgun sequence, one genomic interval encodes:
- the LOC119077918 gene encoding protein canopy homolog 4, whose product MHFKSFPCTFLLLVIVTTVLAGPEENEGVRYADRCEACKILATELQGRLSETGKSHDVLEMGYSLDDVKPKKRTAYKKSELRLLESLENVCDRILEYNIHKERKDSTRFAKGMSQTFKTLHGLVDKGVKVELGIPYELWDNPSVEVTNMKSQCESLLEQHENVIESWYFKHQENVPLIKYFCEDRALKGMDTKCLYEDVEEKKGETDDEEDEQNVVEKDEL is encoded by the exons ATGCATTTCAAATCATTCCCGTgcacatttttattgttagtAATTGTTACCACTGTATTGGCTGGACCGGAAGAGAATGAGGGAGTCCGATATGCCGACAGATGTGAGGCCTGCAAAATTTTAGCAACAGAACTTCAAGGTCGACTTTCGGAGACGGGAAAATCTCACGACGTCTTAGAGATGGG CTATTCACTGGACGATGTAAAGCCAAAGAAACGTACAGCCTACAAAAAAAGTGAACTTCGTCTGCTGGAATCACTGGAGAATGTTTGTGATCGAATTTTAGAATACAACATCCATAAGGAACGTAAAGACAGTACTCGATTTGCCAAAGGAATGTCGCAAACATTCAAAACGTTACATGGTTTGGTGGATAAAGGCGTTAAAGTTGAGCTGGGCATTCCATACGAATTGTGGG ACAATCCATCGGTTGAGGTGACCAACATGAAATCGCAATGTGAGAGCTTATTGGAACAACATGAAAATGTGATTGAGAGCTGGTACTTTAAGCATCAGGAGAACGTGCCATTAATTAAATACTTCTGTGAAGACCGAGCATTGAAGGGAATggatacaaaatgtttgtatgagGATGTGGAAGAGAAAAAGGGTGAAACCGACGATGAGGAAGATGAACAGAACGTTGTAGAGAAAGACGAGCTGTAA
- the LOC119077896 gene encoding histone deacetylase 8-like isoform X2, which translates to MKEISPRLATEKELRLFHAEYYVNYLKEQSCDDCDDDDVDDEQLEYGIGYDCPKLNNLWKFATTIAGATITSVESIYSGARIAINWCGGWHHAQRDNAEGFCYVNDICIGIQKLREKFKRVLYIDLDTHHGNGVENAFAFTKRAFTLSFHQYETGFFPNSGSVSECGLGQGRGYTANFPYRSGVSGSLFVDYFNKVANLIFETYKPDICVVQCGGDVLVGDPLGNTNLTPIDMGKCVRTVISWNVPIIFLGGGGYNIPNTSRYWTYLTSIICETPISDDIPDDDNDYFLLYGPGYELNIAAKEISDLNTVEEFESNYRTIKENLIKYDVRDV; encoded by the exons ATGAAAGAGATCTCACCCAGACTGGCAACGGAAAAGGAATTACGATTGTTCCACGCTGAATATTATGTGAATTACCTGAAAGAGCAAAGCTGCGATGACTGTGATGACGATGATGTCGATGACGAGCAACTGGAATATGGAATTG GATACGACTGTCCGAAGTTGAACAATTTATGGAAGTTTGCAACAACAATAGCCGGTGCAACCATTACTTCCGTTGAATCCATATATTCTGGAGCGAGAATTGCCATTAATTGGTGTGGAGGATGGCACCATGCTCAGCG AGACAATGCAGAGGGATTCTGTTACGTGAACGATATTTGCATTGGCATTCagaaattgagagaaaaattcaaacgagtCTTGTACATCGATTTGGACACTCATCACGGCAATGGTGTGGAGAACGCTTTTGCATTCACTAAACGAGCATTTACGTTATCATTTCACCAGTACGAGACCGGATTCTTCCCCAACTCCGGTAGTGTGAGCGAATGTGGCTTGGGACAAGGCCGAGGCTACACAGCAAATTTTCCTTATCGTAGTGGTGTCAGTGGCAGTTTGTTCGTTGATTATTTCAACAA GGTTGCGAATCTCATTTTCGAGACATACAAACCAGATATTTGTGTGGTGCAATGTGGCGGAGATGTGCTAGTCGGCGATCCCCTGGGAAATACAAATCTCACCCCAATTGATATGGGAAAATGTGTTAGGACAGTCATCAGTTGGAACGTTCCCATCATATTTTTAGGAGGTGGTGGTTATAACATACCGAACACTTCACGGTATTGGACCTATTTGACGTCCATCATATGCGAAACGCCGATTAGCGATGACATTCCAGACGATGACAACGATTACTTTCTACTTTATGGTCCGGGTTATGAGTTGAACATTGCGGCGAAAGAGATAAGTGATCTCAACACGGTCGAGGAGTTTGAAAGCAATTACAGGACAATAAAAG AGAATCTTATCAAATATGACGTTCGTGATGTGTGA
- the LOC119077917 gene encoding proteasome assembly chaperone 2 yields the protein MVKTNLINFNKTCDIAGYTVLLPSIGVGNVAQLSVDLLISTLQMEKVATVWHSSIVPIIGPKAFQHDTSNITTSCELYVSNAKKIAAFQLRSPLVAATMNEFFNELIDFLKSRKIAKLILLTSSYAYEQHFVGANPFAVIVDDAFRGVETDAIQRMKWNEFQGDIIHGGGYVKQLMSVASRNGIPTLTLFKYVSEGDNSADAVTLLEELNAGFNIIERTGEGKLNIIFPVSWKSLFGNPIPEQLY from the exons ATGGTTAAAACG aatttaattaacttCAACAAAACATGCGACATTGCTGGCTACACAGTCCTGTTACCCAGCATTGGTGTGGGAAATGTCGCTCAACTTTCAGTCGACCTGCTGATATCAACACTTCAAATGGAAAAGGTGGCAACAGTTTGGCACAGCAGCATCGTTCCAATAATAGGACCAAAAGCGTTCCAGCATGACACCAGCAACATAACAACATCCTGTGAGCTGTACGTGTCAAATGCGAAAAAAATCGCCGCATTTCAGCTTCGTTCGCCACTTGTTGCTGCCACAATGAACGAATTTTTCAACGAATTGATTGACTTCCTAAAGTCGCGAAAAATCGCCAAATTGATCTTATTGACCAGTAGTTATGCGTATGAACAACATTTCGTCGGAGCAAATCCGTTTGCAGTAATCGTGGACGATGCATTCAGGGGAGTCGAGACGGATGCTATCCAGCGCATGAAGTGGAACGAATTTCAAGGGGACATCATACACG GTGGAGGATATGTGAAGCAGTTGATGTCGGTGGCGAGTCGCAACGGCATTCCAACGTTAACACTGTTCAAATATGTGTCGGAGGGGGATAATTCAGCCGATGCGGTTACATTATTGGAGGAGTTAAACGCTGGTTTTAACATTATTGAGCGAACTGGCGAGGGAAAACTAAACATTATCTTCCCGGTGTCATGGAAATCGTTATTCGGAAATCCTATACCCGAACAATTGTATTAA
- the LOC119077878 gene encoding probable cytochrome P450 6d5: MKDYQLPKLVKGKMSLIPIFVAFLSVVIVTLYLFVKRSYSYWERQGVPYKKPTFPLGNFTKSFLKQKSFAQDLQDLYNETSEPFYGVYSTITPALLIRDPRLIQNILVKDSQYFDEPGQHASTDVDPMADNLLLQHGEKWKRMRTKLSQAFTSGKLKGMLPTIIDCGKSMEKYIEKFANTNESIELRQIFAHYATNVIVSVAFGLEIDCFETDNEFSTNVVRVFFKPSFRAMVRSNFQTLLSPKLIKLFGVRFADKEVGDFLIETVRQNLEYREKNNVTRRDLFQLLMQIRNEGQVKEDDNWTTETKSGHKSLTIEDIAAQSLLFFLGGFDSSSSAMSFFLYELAKHPNIQQKVSDEIEEVIRRHDGELTYDAVSQMKYFSCCFTECLRLYPPFPGISRICTTDYKIPGTSVVIEKGTSVIISSLGLHYDRSYYDEPEKFIPERHNESQRLQKSFIEMPNITFGEGARNCIGRRLARLNSSVGLLLLLRKFRFELGDVHKNNENKISPTNFILALENGINLKVVTR; the protein is encoded by the exons atgaaagaTTATCAATTACCAAAATTAGTGAAAGGAAAAATGTCACTAATTCCAATTTTTGTGGCGTTTCTCTCAGTTGTAATAGTGACATTGTATTTATTTGTGAAAAGATCGTACTCTTATTGGGAGCGACAAGGAGTCCCATACAAAAAGCCAACTTTTCCGTTaggaaattttacgaaatcatTCCTAAAACAGAAATCGTTTGCTCAAGATCTGCAAGATTTATACAACGAAACCAGCGAACCATTCTACGGAGTTTATTCAACAATTACTCCGGCTCTTTTAATTCGTGATCCGCGGCTGATCCAAAATATATTGGTGAAAGATTCTCAATATTTCGATGAGCCTGGTCAGCATGCATCAACCGATGTCGATCCAATGGCTGACAACTTGTTGTTGCAACATGGAGAAAAATGGAAACGAATGCGGACTAAACTTTCACAGGCGTTCACATCGGGCAAATTGAAGGGAATGCTTCCAACAATCATTGACTGTGGTAAATCAATGGaaaaatacatcgaaaaatttgCCAACACGAATGAATCGATTGAATTGCGACAAATTTTTGCACATTACGCTACAAACGTTATCGTCTCAGTTGCATTTGGACTAGAGATTGATTGCTTCGAAACCGACAACGAATTCAGCACGAATGTAGTGCGAGTATTTTTCAAACCGTCCTTCAGAGCCATGGTTCGCAGTAATTTTCAGACTCTTCTGTCGCCAAAGTTGATAAAGCTTTTTGGTGTACGTTTTGCTGACAAAGAAGTGGGCGATTTTCTGATTGAAACTGTGCGACAAAATTTGGAATATCGAGAAAAGAACAATGTGACACGGagagatttatttcaattgctGATGCAAATTCGAAATGAGGGACAGGTGAAAGAAGATGATAATTGGACCACTGAAACTAAATCAGGGCACAAGTCATTAACAATTGAAGATATTGCCGCACAGTCGCTGCTGTTCTTCCTCGGTGGCTTCGATTCATCATCGTCAGCTATGTCTTTTTTCTTGTATGAGTTGGCCAAGCACCCGAATATCCAACAGAAGGTGTCCGACGAGATTGAAGAGGTCATTCGAAGACACGATGGCGAGCTAACCTACGATGCAGTATCTCagatgaaatatttctcgtGTTGCTTTACAG AGTGTTTGCGATTGTATCCACCATTCCCTGGAATTTCACGGATCTGTACGACTGACTATAAAATTCCCGGTACCTCAGTTGTAATTGAAAAAGGAACGTCAGTTATTATCAGTTCGTTGGGACTCCATTACGACCGATCATATTACGATGAACCCGAAAAATTCATACCAGAGAGACACAACGAATCGCAGAGATTACAGAAAAGCTTCATCGAAATGCCCAATATCACTTTTGGAGAGGGCGCTCGCAATTGTATTGGTAGGCGGCTGGCTCGATTGAATTCTAGCGTCGGCCTACTTTTATTACTGAGAAAATTCAGGTTCGAATTGGGTGATGTGCACAAgaacaatgaaaacaaaatcagCCCAACAAACTTCATATTGGCTTTGGAAAATGGCATCAATCTGAAAGTCGTCACACGAtga
- the LOC119077896 gene encoding histone deacetylase 8-like isoform X1 encodes MSWIAYVSSDKLLKECSKLKVINDRAYAVHQLISAYKLNEQMKEISPRLATEKELRLFHAEYYVNYLKEQSCDDCDDDDVDDEQLEYGIGYDCPKLNNLWKFATTIAGATITSVESIYSGARIAINWCGGWHHAQRDNAEGFCYVNDICIGIQKLREKFKRVLYIDLDTHHGNGVENAFAFTKRAFTLSFHQYETGFFPNSGSVSECGLGQGRGYTANFPYRSGVSGSLFVDYFNKVANLIFETYKPDICVVQCGGDVLVGDPLGNTNLTPIDMGKCVRTVISWNVPIIFLGGGGYNIPNTSRYWTYLTSIICETPISDDIPDDDNDYFLLYGPGYELNIAAKEISDLNTVEEFESNYRTIKENLIKYDVRDV; translated from the exons ATGTCTTGGATAGCGTACGTCTCGAGTGATAAGTTATTGAAAGAATGTTCGAAGCTAAAAGTTATAAACGATCGA GCGTACGCGGTGCACCAGTTGATCTCAGCGTATAAACTAAACGAACAAATGAAAGAGATCTCACCCAGACTGGCAACGGAAAAGGAATTACGATTGTTCCACGCTGAATATTATGTGAATTACCTGAAAGAGCAAAGCTGCGATGACTGTGATGACGATGATGTCGATGACGAGCAACTGGAATATGGAATTG GATACGACTGTCCGAAGTTGAACAATTTATGGAAGTTTGCAACAACAATAGCCGGTGCAACCATTACTTCCGTTGAATCCATATATTCTGGAGCGAGAATTGCCATTAATTGGTGTGGAGGATGGCACCATGCTCAGCG AGACAATGCAGAGGGATTCTGTTACGTGAACGATATTTGCATTGGCATTCagaaattgagagaaaaattcaaacgagtCTTGTACATCGATTTGGACACTCATCACGGCAATGGTGTGGAGAACGCTTTTGCATTCACTAAACGAGCATTTACGTTATCATTTCACCAGTACGAGACCGGATTCTTCCCCAACTCCGGTAGTGTGAGCGAATGTGGCTTGGGACAAGGCCGAGGCTACACAGCAAATTTTCCTTATCGTAGTGGTGTCAGTGGCAGTTTGTTCGTTGATTATTTCAACAA GGTTGCGAATCTCATTTTCGAGACATACAAACCAGATATTTGTGTGGTGCAATGTGGCGGAGATGTGCTAGTCGGCGATCCCCTGGGAAATACAAATCTCACCCCAATTGATATGGGAAAATGTGTTAGGACAGTCATCAGTTGGAACGTTCCCATCATATTTTTAGGAGGTGGTGGTTATAACATACCGAACACTTCACGGTATTGGACCTATTTGACGTCCATCATATGCGAAACGCCGATTAGCGATGACATTCCAGACGATGACAACGATTACTTTCTACTTTATGGTCCGGGTTATGAGTTGAACATTGCGGCGAAAGAGATAAGTGATCTCAACACGGTCGAGGAGTTTGAAAGCAATTACAGGACAATAAAAG AGAATCTTATCAAATATGACGTTCGTGATGTGTGA